In Dehalococcoidales bacterium, the genomic stretch CGTCAGGGACGCAATCGACTGCGGAGCAGACGCCCTGCTAACCCTCTGCCCCGTGTGCGACCGCGTGATGCAGCGGCCAACGGGACAGTTTGGTCTGAAGAAAATCTACATCACCGACCTCTGTCGTATTGCCCTTGGGGAGCAGTCCTGGCCGGTTGTGGCCGGTTGAGGCCGGTTGAAGCAACCGGTTGAGAAACCAGTATCTGATATAAAGGCACAGTATCCGGCCCTTCCCAGTACAGGAATGGCTGGCTGCGGAGTTACATCAGGCTAGATGTCGCTCTCAATGGCTGCCTTACCGACCAGCGACAGGGCTTCGTCCTCGTCTTCGTGGCGGCCGCTGGTGCCGATGGCACCAACCACCACGTTGCCCGACCTTACACAGTTGCCACCGTGAATCGGAGTGAGCCTGTGGTCATCGTACCAGACCACGTCCTTGCCGGCCCCTTTGAACCATTGATTGATGTTGCGGGTATCATTACTGAAGCACGCCGCCGTATAGGCCTTGTTCTGGGCCATACGAGCCGTAAGGGCACTGGCGCCGTCCATCCTGGCAAAGCAAATCAGGTTTCCCCAGGCGTCCACCACAGCCACGGACATCGGCCTGGGGTCCTTCGCTGCCTCCTCAATCATGGCCTTGACCGCTTT encodes the following:
- a CDS encoding heme-binding protein; this translates as MIEKKTLGLAEAEKAVKAMIEEAAKDPRPMSVAVVDAWGNLICFARMDGASALTARMAQNKAYTAACFSNDTRNINQWFKGAGKDVVWYDDHRLTPIHGGNCVRSGNVVVGAIGTSGRHEDEDEALSLVGKAAIESDI